The following proteins come from a genomic window of Natrinema saccharevitans:
- a CDS encoding peroxiredoxin encodes MTQPTAAADEPTIETPGIGDSFPDLTVETSMGERSLPDDYEGSWLVLFSHPGDFTPVCTSEFVAFEQRREEFEDLQAELLGLSVDRVHSHIKWTEWIRDNLDVDIQFPIVADDQGRVAEKLGMLHPGAGTATVRSVFIVDPDGIVRLILTYPMEIGRNIDEILRSLRALQKSDAHGVAAPADWPDNDVFGDRVLLSPPATEADASARKAAADDDDELDYYDWWFVTREQ; translated from the coding sequence ATGACGCAACCAACAGCCGCCGCGGACGAACCGACGATCGAGACACCCGGAATCGGCGATTCGTTCCCCGACCTGACGGTCGAGACGAGCATGGGCGAGCGATCGCTCCCCGACGACTACGAGGGATCGTGGCTCGTCCTGTTCAGCCACCCCGGGGACTTCACGCCCGTGTGTACCTCGGAGTTCGTGGCGTTCGAGCAGCGTCGCGAGGAGTTCGAGGACCTGCAAGCCGAACTCCTCGGCCTCTCCGTCGACCGCGTACACTCCCACATCAAGTGGACCGAGTGGATTCGCGACAACTTAGACGTCGATATCCAGTTCCCGATCGTCGCCGACGATCAGGGACGCGTCGCCGAGAAGCTCGGGATGCTCCATCCGGGCGCGGGGACGGCGACCGTCCGGAGCGTCTTCATCGTCGACCCGGATGGAATCGTCCGGCTGATCCTGACCTATCCCATGGAGATCGGACGCAACATCGACGAGATCCTCCGGTCGCTGCGTGCGCTCCAGAAGAGCGACGCTCACGGCGTCGCCGCCCCCGCCGACTGGCCGGACAACGACGTGTTCGGTGACCGGGTCCTCCTGTCACCGCCTGCGACCGAAGCGGACGCCAGCGCTCGCAAAGCAGCGGCCGACGACGACGACGAACTCGACTACTACGACTGGTGGTTCGTCACGCGCGAGCAGTAA
- a CDS encoding cytochrome ubiquinol oxidase subunit I — protein MIDPVIASRLQFAVTTIVHIIFPVMSMGLAPFLIYFTWKEIRTGEQVYEQLRTFWTKIFAISFVVGTVTGIVLEFEFGTNFAAFSTTAGELFGGPLAIEGMMAFMLEATFLGIFVFGRDRVGDVLYMISAVAVGLGTWLSAVWILIANSWMQTPRGYELATENGQPIVTLVDPIAAYANPRFPWMFVHMQNAAVLSVALFLTGTAAYFVWTNRDTEFWRKTMKIGLAVLLVTAPFQAIHGDAYGRHVADTQPQKFAAMEAQYETDSTVALKLLAVPTSLEDITDPHADDLFVVEIPFVASLLASGGDPGATITGLNDMDAERPPVAIVFWAFRAMVGLGTWFIVLAFWGGYRWLQGTLFEDDRLAIAFVGSSVLGIFTVELGWIVTEVGRQPWVIQDVMKTHAGVSPGLSGPEALTTLAGFVGVYTALLVLYWYVVVRLIREDAPTAPPSSNREPTVPEEVVPSDD, from the coding sequence ATGATCGACCCAGTCATCGCCAGCAGACTTCAGTTTGCGGTGACGACGATAGTCCACATCATCTTTCCAGTCATGAGTATGGGGCTCGCCCCCTTTCTCATCTACTTCACGTGGAAAGAGATACGGACCGGCGAACAGGTATACGAACAGCTCCGAACGTTCTGGACGAAGATATTCGCTATCTCGTTCGTCGTCGGAACCGTCACGGGAATCGTCCTCGAGTTCGAGTTCGGGACGAACTTCGCGGCGTTCTCGACGACCGCCGGCGAACTGTTCGGTGGCCCGCTCGCTATCGAGGGAATGATGGCGTTCATGCTCGAGGCGACGTTCCTCGGCATCTTCGTCTTCGGTCGCGACCGCGTCGGCGACGTCCTGTACATGATTTCTGCCGTGGCCGTCGGCCTCGGAACCTGGCTGTCGGCGGTCTGGATCCTGATCGCCAACTCGTGGATGCAAACGCCGCGTGGCTACGAGCTGGCGACGGAGAACGGACAGCCGATCGTCACGCTCGTGGATCCGATCGCGGCCTACGCCAATCCGCGCTTCCCGTGGATGTTCGTCCACATGCAGAACGCGGCGGTTCTGTCGGTCGCGCTGTTTCTGACCGGGACGGCCGCCTATTTCGTCTGGACGAACCGCGACACCGAGTTCTGGCGCAAGACGATGAAAATCGGACTCGCGGTCCTGCTCGTCACCGCGCCGTTCCAGGCGATCCACGGCGACGCGTACGGACGACACGTCGCGGACACGCAGCCCCAGAAGTTCGCCGCGATGGAAGCACAGTACGAGACCGACTCGACGGTCGCGCTGAAGTTGCTGGCGGTTCCGACGAGCCTCGAGGACATCACCGATCCCCACGCCGATGACCTCTTCGTGGTCGAAATCCCGTTCGTCGCATCGCTGCTTGCGAGCGGCGGTGATCCCGGTGCGACGATTACCGGCCTGAACGACATGGACGCCGAGCGTCCGCCGGTCGCCATCGTCTTCTGGGCGTTCCGGGCGATGGTCGGTCTCGGAACGTGGTTCATCGTGCTTGCCTTCTGGGGCGGCTATCGGTGGCTTCAGGGGACCCTGTTCGAGGACGATCGGCTGGCGATTGCGTTCGTGGGATCGTCGGTCCTCGGTATATTCACCGTCGAACTGGGCTGGATCGTGACCGAGGTCGGCCGCCAGCCGTGGGTCATCCAGGACGTGATGAAGACGCACGCGGGCGTCTCGCCCGGGCTGAGCGGACCGGAAGCCCTCACCACCCTGGCTGGCTTCGTCGGGGTGTATACGGCGTTGTTGGTCCTCTACTGGTACGTCGTGGTGCGGCTCATCCGGGAGGACGCGCCGACGGCACCGCCGTCATCGAACCGCGAGCCGACTGTCCCCGAGGAGGTCGTCCCGAGCGATGACTAA
- the cydB gene encoding cytochrome d ubiquinol oxidase subunit II — protein sequence MTNGSLATVPLALAEGPLLGLPLDRLWFGLVFAVFGTFLFLDGFDFGVGALFATRRTDAEREQLLAAIGPFWDGNEVWLVVFGGMLFAVFPEAYAVLFSRHYLLMFAILGALIVRGLAPEMYEQRHDETWQRWWGRAFVAGSVASPFFLGVFAGNWLFGVESAASAASLLVGLAVVALTVADGAAYLGLKTRGDVRLETRPLGHLAQIAYLLLAVAALLVGSRSSPYVAIGSAPTLGLLGLTVLLAVVHVIAGRAGRHYLAFVAVAGQVYALVALVATLLFPLIDPASGLRIEAAVVSTLALNLTTIGATVLLPLVVTYFVVLYSAFSGPVDEGDNYA from the coding sequence ATGACTAACGGTTCGCTCGCGACTGTCCCGCTGGCTCTCGCCGAGGGGCCACTGCTTGGCTTGCCGCTCGATCGACTCTGGTTCGGACTGGTGTTTGCCGTCTTCGGAACCTTCCTGTTTCTCGACGGGTTCGACTTCGGCGTCGGCGCGCTGTTTGCCACGCGGAGGACGGACGCCGAGCGAGAGCAGTTGCTGGCAGCGATCGGTCCGTTCTGGGACGGTAACGAAGTGTGGCTGGTCGTCTTCGGAGGCATGCTGTTCGCCGTCTTTCCGGAGGCGTACGCAGTGCTTTTCAGTCGCCACTACCTGTTGATGTTCGCGATTCTCGGCGCGCTCATCGTGCGTGGTCTCGCCCCGGAGATGTACGAACAACGCCACGACGAGACGTGGCAGCGGTGGTGGGGCCGGGCCTTCGTCGCCGGGAGCGTCGCCTCGCCGTTTTTCCTCGGCGTCTTCGCCGGTAACTGGCTGTTCGGCGTCGAGAGCGCGGCGTCGGCCGCGAGCCTGCTCGTCGGACTGGCCGTCGTCGCGCTCACCGTCGCGGACGGTGCGGCCTACCTCGGGCTGAAAACGCGGGGTGACGTCCGACTCGAGACGCGACCGCTCGGCCACCTCGCGCAGATCGCCTACCTCCTGCTGGCGGTCGCCGCGTTGCTCGTCGGCAGTCGATCGTCGCCGTACGTCGCGATCGGTTCGGCTCCGACGCTCGGACTGCTCGGGCTGACGGTGCTACTGGCCGTCGTTCACGTGATCGCGGGCCGGGCCGGTCGCCACTATCTGGCTTTCGTGGCCGTCGCGGGGCAGGTGTACGCGCTCGTCGCGCTCGTCGCGACGCTGCTGTTTCCCCTGATCGATCCGGCGTCCGGGCTCAGGATCGAGGCTGCGGTCGTCTCGACGCTGGCGCTGAATCTGACGACGATCGGTGCGACCGTCCTCTTGCCGCTGGTCGTGACGTACTTCGTCGTCCTCTATTCCGCGTTCAGTGGTCCCGTCGATGAGGGAGACAACTACGCGTAG
- a CDS encoding DUF1641 domain-containing protein produces the protein MASNDYPLDADGSITDETELARAIEENEAELAELLRLLATTEELAEDLAPELRESVRENRDAVRELRLAFEREETLVLLQKVGEESDTLVELLDVLAASKDLTDDLVPELRVAIRENREIIERSRLALEREETLVLLETLGDNADTLAELLDLVDATHELATDLTPELRDVARDNRNVIRDLRMAATGFADAHAENDVDMYELGRNAGNMIALVQTMGDPTFTEALDATIDGFSQDDPEPVGLIGLFMALFDADVRRALGRVLAAARALGSASLEESD, from the coding sequence ATGGCGAGCAACGACTATCCCCTCGACGCCGACGGCTCGATCACCGACGAGACGGAACTGGCGCGAGCGATCGAGGAAAACGAAGCCGAACTGGCGGAGCTGCTCCGCTTGCTCGCGACCACGGAGGAACTGGCCGAGGATCTGGCCCCGGAACTCCGGGAGTCCGTCCGGGAAAACCGCGACGCCGTCCGTGAGTTGCGCCTGGCCTTCGAGCGCGAGGAGACGCTCGTCCTCCTGCAGAAGGTCGGCGAGGAATCGGACACGCTCGTCGAACTGCTGGACGTTCTGGCGGCGTCGAAAGACCTCACCGACGACCTCGTGCCGGAACTGCGCGTCGCGATCCGCGAGAACCGCGAGATCATCGAACGGAGTCGACTCGCCCTCGAGCGCGAAGAGACGCTCGTTCTCCTCGAAACGCTGGGCGACAACGCCGACACGCTCGCGGAGTTACTCGACCTGGTCGACGCGACCCACGAGCTGGCGACCGATCTCACGCCTGAACTGCGTGACGTGGCCCGGGACAATCGGAACGTCATTCGGGACCTCCGGATGGCCGCGACGGGCTTTGCGGACGCCCACGCCGAAAACGACGTCGACATGTACGAACTCGGTCGGAACGCGGGCAACATGATCGCACTCGTACAGACGATGGGCGACCCGACGTTCACCGAGGCTCTCGACGCCACGATCGACGGATTCTCGCAGGACGATCCGGAACCGGTCGGCCTGATCGGTCTCTTCATGGCACTGTTCGACGCCGACGTCCGGCGTGCGCTCGGACGCGTCCTCGCGGCTGCCCGCGCACTCGGAAGCGCCTCGCTCGAGGAGTCCGACTGA
- the nth gene encoding endonuclease III has translation MGTPRDSTKAQTEAVVDRLEDEYPDSTISLRYSNRLELLIAVILSAQCTDERVNEETKHLFEKYDGPEEYATVDQDELAEDLNSITYYNSKAGYIRDSCATILEEHDGEVPDTMDELTELSGVGRKTANVVLQHGHDIVEGIVVDTHVQRLSRRLGLTEEEYPERIEEDLMGIVPEDDWQQFTHLCIDHGRAVCTAQNPDCGDCVLADICPSEKGDGEIDLASGEPW, from the coding sequence ATGGGAACGCCACGGGACTCGACGAAGGCGCAGACAGAGGCAGTGGTCGACCGCCTCGAGGACGAATACCCCGACTCGACGATCTCGCTGCGGTACTCGAACCGCCTCGAGTTGCTGATCGCGGTGATCCTCTCGGCTCAGTGTACGGACGAGCGGGTCAACGAGGAGACGAAACACCTCTTCGAGAAGTACGACGGCCCCGAGGAGTACGCGACCGTCGATCAGGACGAACTCGCCGAGGACCTGAACTCGATCACCTACTACAACAGCAAGGCCGGGTACATCCGCGACTCCTGTGCGACGATCCTCGAGGAACACGACGGCGAGGTGCCCGACACGATGGACGAGCTGACCGAACTGTCGGGCGTGGGTCGGAAGACGGCGAACGTCGTCCTTCAGCACGGCCACGACATCGTCGAGGGGATCGTCGTCGACACGCACGTCCAGCGGCTCTCGCGGCGGCTGGGCCTGACCGAGGAGGAGTACCCCGAACGGATCGAGGAGGATCTGATGGGGATCGTCCCCGAGGACGATTGGCAGCAGTTCACGCACCTCTGTATCGACCACGGGCGGGCGGTCTGTACGGCACAAAACCCCGACTGCGGCGACTGCGTACTGGCGGACATCTGTCCCTCTGAGAAAGGCGACGGTGAGATCGATCTCGCCTCCGG
- a CDS encoding MBL fold metallo-hydrolase, protein MVETITAETLRDMIDADEQFVLIDTRSPDSFEDWHIAGAENVEYSGDDDELIGEFDADDLEADDTVVTICATGNSASSFATYLESEGVVDEVKTVEGGMEAWSMVYDVVPIATQNDDLVVLQLQRRSKGCLGYVVGSKRAGEAALVDVTRATDVFLDAARERGLKVTNVLDTHIHADHISRGRRLADRLGVPYHLGAPAETRDPQFEFDPIEPNDTVELGDVEIKAVHTPGHTTGMTSYLVDGEALLTGDTLFVESIGRTELQFADKDARDGARVQYETLHRVIMTESNDVKILPGHFSVTDDGEYIDVTPGQPMFSTVGYLWENNEILRLDEDDFVEHMFENLPSKPPNYEQVIATNAGEYEPADEDEETELELGPNRCAATSDSAVADD, encoded by the coding sequence ATGGTCGAGACAATCACGGCTGAAACGTTGCGGGACATGATCGATGCCGACGAGCAGTTCGTCCTCATCGATACCAGATCGCCCGATAGTTTCGAGGACTGGCACATCGCCGGCGCCGAGAACGTCGAGTACTCCGGCGACGACGACGAGCTGATCGGCGAGTTCGACGCGGACGACCTCGAGGCGGACGATACCGTCGTCACGATCTGCGCGACGGGCAACTCCGCGAGCAGTTTCGCGACGTACCTCGAGAGCGAGGGGGTCGTCGACGAGGTCAAGACCGTCGAGGGCGGTATGGAGGCCTGGAGTATGGTCTACGACGTCGTGCCGATCGCCACGCAAAACGACGATCTCGTCGTGTTGCAGCTCCAACGGCGATCGAAGGGCTGTCTGGGGTACGTCGTCGGCTCCAAGCGGGCCGGCGAAGCGGCGCTCGTAGACGTCACCCGCGCCACCGACGTGTTCCTCGACGCCGCACGCGAGCGCGGATTGAAAGTGACGAACGTGCTGGATACGCACATCCACGCGGATCACATCTCGCGCGGTCGACGGCTCGCCGACAGGCTCGGCGTCCCCTACCACCTCGGCGCGCCCGCCGAGACGCGGGACCCGCAGTTCGAGTTCGATCCCATCGAGCCGAACGACACCGTCGAACTCGGCGACGTGGAGATCAAGGCCGTCCACACGCCGGGCCACACCACGGGAATGACGTCCTACCTGGTCGACGGCGAAGCGCTGCTTACCGGCGACACGCTGTTCGTCGAGTCCATCGGCCGAACCGAACTCCAGTTTGCGGACAAGGACGCCCGCGACGGGGCCCGCGTCCAGTACGAGACACTCCACAGGGTCATCATGACCGAGTCCAACGACGTGAAGATCCTGCCGGGACACTTCTCGGTCACCGACGACGGCGAGTACATCGACGTGACGCCCGGCCAGCCGATGTTCTCGACCGTCGGCTACCTCTGGGAGAACAACGAAATCCTCCGGCTGGACGAGGACGACTTCGTCGAACACATGTTCGAGAACCTGCCGTCGAAACCGCCGAACTACGAGCAGGTCATCGCGACCAACGCCGGCGAGTACGAACCGGCGGACGAGGACGAAGAGACAGAACTCGAACTCGGCCCGAACCGCTGTGCCGCCACGTCGGACAGCGCCGTCGCCGACGACTGA
- a CDS encoding rhodanese-like domain-containing protein: MHTPDVEEALKDLPPSSKFIYKTLSREGSMTLKQITEETLLCSRTARYGLSQLEEERLIETAPALHDGRQTCYSISTRSIGVDRTGYPNQVLVKPDSAYKQLETFEADDPDLRLVEISTEYDEGHVPGAVELDPRADFFDAGTRTIPSADRLETILGERGIGPDSTIVLYSDGFNEFAAFVYWTLKYYRHRDVRLLNGGKHYWTENGFPLTETAPDVTPVEYETQPPNDHIRAYRQDVQNALSEDVAIIDVRSPEEYCGDVDAPARANGHIPRTVNIEWESVVRECGRFEHRRALERPFAEADIDEEDEILVYCNVGERSALVWFALSELLGYPDVANYDGSWTEWGNLVDVPIETCESRDP, translated from the coding sequence ATGCACACCCCCGACGTAGAGGAGGCCCTGAAGGACCTCCCGCCGAGTTCGAAGTTCATCTACAAGACGCTGTCTCGGGAAGGATCGATGACGCTAAAGCAGATCACGGAAGAGACGCTTCTCTGTTCGCGGACGGCACGATACGGCCTCTCCCAGTTAGAGGAGGAACGCCTGATCGAGACCGCGCCCGCGCTCCACGATGGCCGCCAGACCTGTTACAGTATCAGTACCCGATCGATCGGCGTCGATCGAACCGGGTATCCGAATCAGGTACTCGTCAAGCCGGACAGCGCGTATAAACAGCTCGAGACGTTCGAAGCGGACGATCCGGACCTCCGACTCGTCGAGATCTCGACCGAATACGACGAGGGACACGTTCCCGGCGCCGTCGAACTGGACCCGCGCGCCGACTTTTTCGATGCGGGGACGCGAACGATTCCGAGTGCCGACCGACTCGAGACGATCCTGGGCGAGCGTGGTATCGGGCCGGACAGCACGATCGTCCTCTACAGCGATGGGTTCAACGAGTTCGCGGCGTTCGTCTACTGGACGCTCAAGTATTACCGCCATCGGGACGTGCGACTGCTCAACGGTGGGAAACACTACTGGACCGAGAACGGCTTTCCGCTGACGGAGACGGCCCCGGACGTGACGCCGGTCGAGTACGAGACCCAGCCTCCGAACGATCACATCCGTGCGTACCGACAGGACGTCCAGAACGCGCTCTCGGAGGACGTCGCCATCATCGATGTCCGGTCGCCCGAGGAGTACTGCGGCGATGTGGACGCGCCGGCACGCGCGAACGGCCACATTCCCCGGACGGTAAACATCGAATGGGAGAGCGTCGTTCGGGAGTGTGGGCGATTCGAGCATCGACGGGCGCTCGAGCGTCCGTTCGCCGAGGCCGATATCGACGAGGAAGACGAGATCCTCGTCTACTGTAACGTCGGCGAACGCTCGGCGCTGGTCTGGTTTGCCCTCTCGGAACTGCTCGGGTATCCGGACGTCGCGAACTACGACGGCTCCTGGACCGAATGGGGGAACCTCGTCGACGTTCCCATCGAAACGTGCGAGTCGAGAGACCCGTAA
- a CDS encoding NAD(P)/FAD-dependent oxidoreductase, which translates to MDHIVVLGAGVGGTMTANMLRRRLDRSDAEISIVDKSTDHAYQPSFYLLPFGYMEPDDQFRDIRELVRDGVEFVQAEVTGVDPDTKTVVLGDDELSYDYLVVALGHRLAPETTPGMLEGWEETDSVYPFYHFDAAMGLRDALEDFDGGTFVVSVPDTSIKCGGAPLKMTMLAEDYFRRQGIRDDVDVVMTKGSDAVFGVSPYREKLEEIWADRDIEANLNFTVDEIDPEAQVIRSEGGDTQEYDLYAPVPPQYGQEALTENSPLTDADTENDGEYVAVDEHTLQHTEYEDVFALGDGCNTPNAKTAAAARKQSHVVLENLTAHMEGRRQTAAYEGYAACPLLTKKGKAMVAEFDYEESISAPVESRLNWIMDVNVLPSFYWDSWLRGYDPLP; encoded by the coding sequence ATGGACCACATAGTCGTGCTCGGTGCTGGCGTCGGCGGCACGATGACCGCCAACATGCTCCGCCGTCGACTCGACCGATCCGACGCGGAGATCAGCATCGTGGACAAGAGTACGGACCACGCGTATCAACCCTCGTTTTACCTGCTGCCGTTCGGCTACATGGAGCCGGACGATCAGTTCCGCGATATCCGCGAACTCGTCCGGGACGGCGTCGAGTTCGTTCAGGCCGAGGTAACAGGTGTCGACCCGGACACAAAGACCGTGGTACTCGGGGACGACGAACTGTCCTACGACTACCTCGTCGTCGCGCTGGGCCACCGGCTCGCGCCCGAGACGACGCCCGGCATGCTCGAGGGCTGGGAGGAGACCGACTCGGTCTACCCGTTCTATCACTTCGATGCTGCGATGGGGCTGCGGGACGCGCTCGAGGATTTCGACGGCGGCACGTTCGTCGTCTCGGTCCCCGATACGTCGATCAAGTGCGGCGGCGCACCGCTGAAGATGACGATGCTCGCGGAAGATTACTTCCGACGACAGGGTATCCGCGACGACGTCGACGTCGTCATGACGAAGGGCAGCGACGCCGTCTTCGGTGTCTCGCCCTACCGCGAGAAACTCGAGGAGATCTGGGCCGACCGCGACATCGAGGCCAACCTGAACTTCACGGTCGACGAGATCGATCCCGAAGCACAGGTCATCCGCTCCGAAGGCGGTGACACACAGGAGTACGACCTCTACGCGCCCGTCCCGCCACAGTACGGACAGGAAGCGCTCACCGAAAACTCGCCGCTGACTGACGCTGATACGGAAAACGACGGCGAGTACGTCGCCGTCGACGAACACACCCTCCAGCATACCGAGTACGAGGACGTCTTCGCACTCGGCGACGGTTGTAACACGCCCAACGCCAAGACGGCTGCCGCGGCTCGCAAGCAGTCTCACGTCGTCCTCGAGAACCTCACCGCCCACATGGAGGGGCGACGACAGACCGCGGCGTACGAGGGGTACGCCGCCTGTCCGCTACTGACGAAGAAGGGCAAGGCGATGGTCGCCGAGTTCGACTACGAGGAGAGCATCTCCGCGCCCGTCGAGAGTCGGTTGAACTGGATCATGGACGTCAACGTTCTGCCCAGTTTCTACTGGGATTCCTGGCTGCGCGGCTACGACCCACTCCCGTAA
- a CDS encoding DUF7512 family protein: MFGLDSLSGNAQAVVLVGIVLLEAIVLYVGYGGLEQALGEYVVDLLRGE; encoded by the coding sequence ATGTTCGGACTCGATTCCCTCTCCGGAAACGCGCAAGCCGTCGTCCTCGTCGGTATCGTGTTGCTCGAGGCGATCGTCCTCTACGTCGGGTACGGCGGACTCGAGCAGGCCCTCGGCGAGTACGTCGTCGATCTATTGCGGGGTGAGTAG
- the mvaD gene encoding phosphomevalonate decarboxylase MvaD, giving the protein MKATAMAHPIQGLVKYHGMRDEIERLPYHDSISVCTAPSHTRTTVEFSMDYDEDTFVVDGEELEGRAYERVEAVVEKARSKSDAAHTVYPVRLESENSFPTNVGLGSSSSGFAAAAMALAEAAELDASRGEISTIARVGSASAARAVTGAFSHLRTGMNDEDCRSERVPSNLHEDLKIVVGLVPYHKETEDAHREAADSHMFQARNAHIHEQIAKMRDSLRNDDFEGVFERAEHDSLSLAATTMTGPSGWVYWQPATLAVFNTVRELREEEDIPVYFSTDTGASVYVNTTEEHADEVEEAVADCGVSTTVWDVGGPAKLLDEDKHLF; this is encoded by the coding sequence ATGAAAGCCACGGCCATGGCCCACCCCATTCAGGGACTGGTCAAGTATCACGGGATGCGCGACGAGATCGAGCGACTTCCCTACCACGACAGCATCAGCGTCTGTACGGCCCCGAGCCACACTCGCACGACCGTCGAGTTCTCGATGGACTACGACGAGGACACCTTCGTCGTCGACGGCGAGGAACTCGAGGGCCGGGCCTACGAACGGGTCGAGGCCGTCGTCGAGAAGGCCCGCTCGAAATCCGACGCCGCCCACACCGTCTACCCGGTCCGCCTCGAGAGCGAGAACAGTTTCCCGACCAACGTCGGGCTGGGATCGTCCTCCTCGGGCTTCGCGGCCGCGGCGATGGCCCTGGCCGAGGCGGCCGAACTCGACGCCTCCAGAGGGGAGATTTCGACGATCGCCCGCGTCGGGTCGGCTTCGGCCGCGCGGGCGGTCACCGGTGCCTTCTCGCATCTCCGCACCGGGATGAACGACGAGGACTGTCGCTCCGAGCGGGTCCCCTCGAACCTCCACGAGGACCTCAAGATCGTCGTCGGCCTCGTCCCCTACCACAAGGAGACCGAGGACGCCCACCGCGAGGCCGCCGACAGTCACATGTTCCAGGCCCGCAACGCTCACATCCACGAACAGATCGCGAAGATGCGCGACTCCCTGCGCAACGACGACTTCGAGGGCGTGTTCGAACGCGCCGAACACGACTCGCTGTCGCTGGCCGCGACGACCATGACCGGTCCCTCGGGATGGGTCTACTGGCAGCCGGCCACGCTCGCGGTCTTCAACACGGTCCGCGAACTCCGCGAGGAAGAGGACATCCCCGTCTACTTCTCGACGGACACGGGGGCCAGCGTCTACGTCAACACCACCGAGGAACACGCCGACGAAGTCGAGGAGGCCGTCGCCGACTGCGGCGTCTCGACCACCGTCTGGGACGTCGGCGGCCCCGCGAAACTCCTGGACGAGGACAAACACCTGTTCTGA
- the fen gene encoding flap endonuclease-1: MGNAALRDIAVIEEIPFAEIEGVVAVDAHNWLYRYLTTTVKWTNSDIYTTADGTEVANLVGIVQGLPKFFEHDITPVMVFDGGPSELKDDEIESRREQRRSYEDQLETAREEGDAIAIAQLESRTQRLTPTIQETSRELLRLLDVPIVEAPAEGEAQAAHMVTRGDADYVGSEDYDALLFGAPLTLRQLTSKGDPELMDLEATLERHDLTREQLIDAAILIGTDFNEGVSGIGPKTALSAIAEHGDLWSVLEARGDHVEHADRVRQLFRDPNVTDDYEFETTLEPDLEAAREYVTDEWGVDEDEVARGFERIEDSVTQTGLDRWT; this comes from the coding sequence ATGGGTAACGCTGCACTCCGGGACATCGCGGTCATCGAGGAGATTCCCTTCGCCGAAATCGAGGGCGTCGTCGCCGTCGACGCACACAACTGGCTCTATCGCTATCTGACGACGACGGTCAAGTGGACCAACAGCGACATCTACACGACCGCCGACGGGACCGAGGTCGCGAACCTCGTCGGCATTGTCCAGGGACTGCCGAAGTTCTTCGAACACGACATCACGCCGGTGATGGTCTTCGACGGCGGCCCCTCCGAACTCAAAGACGACGAGATCGAGTCCCGGCGCGAACAGCGCCGCAGCTACGAGGACCAACTCGAGACCGCCCGCGAGGAGGGCGACGCGATCGCCATCGCACAACTCGAGTCCCGAACCCAGCGGCTGACGCCGACGATTCAGGAGACCAGCCGAGAACTCCTCCGACTGCTCGACGTGCCGATCGTCGAAGCGCCGGCCGAGGGCGAGGCCCAGGCCGCCCACATGGTCACACGCGGCGACGCCGACTACGTCGGCTCCGAGGACTACGACGCCCTGCTCTTCGGCGCGCCGCTGACGCTGCGCCAACTGACCAGCAAGGGCGACCCCGAGCTGATGGACCTCGAGGCGACCCTCGAGCGCCACGACCTGACCCGCGAACAGCTGATCGACGCGGCGATCCTCATCGGGACCGACTTCAACGAGGGGGTGTCGGGGATCGGCCCGAAGACGGCGCTGTCGGCGATCGCCGAACACGGCGACCTCTGGAGCGTCCTCGAGGCGCGGGGCGACCACGTCGAGCACGCCGATCGCGTCAGACAGCTATTCCGCGATCCCAACGTGACCGACGACTACGAGTTCGAGACGACGCTCGAGCCGGACCTCGAGGCGGCCCGCGAGTACGTCACCGACGAGTGGGGCGTCGACGAAGACGAGGTCGCACGCGGCTTCGAGCGAATCGAGGACAGCGTCACCCAGACCGGGCTGGACCGCTGGACGTGA